In Formosa haliotis, the sequence TTCTCAATATAATACTATTGCGTCCTGTTCGCTCGATATAATTTCCTCTAATCACAAATTCCGTCCATGGATAGTAGTTTTCTGTATCAATATTTCTCCAACTGGATTGATTCCCTATGCCTACACCTCCAACATCTTTTACCACATTATCCTCAATCAATAATTTATGAAATTTTGTTTTAATGCTATCTCCATACACCTGTATGTTTATACCTCCATGCCACTTTCCTCCTACATGGCCATTCACGTTATGGATATTGCAATTTTTAATCGTGATGTTGTTGATAATTCCAGCATCCTCTGCTACCACAAAAATCCCTTTTAATTTTCCTTGGTCATTTAATGTTCCATCGGTGTTGGTTACTTCTATATTATTGATACCCCAATATTGACCATTATACAAATAAAGAGGTGCTTCTACTTTACCCAGTCCATTTATAACTGATTTTTTTTGAGCAGCATCATAAAACACTTCTTTGGTTTTTGGGTCGTACGATGTCAATATATTAGGATTGCTTTCACTACCACTACCTTTTACGATAAACTGCCCTTCAAATGCGGTTCCTACAGCGAACAAAACTTTAGAACCCTCAGGAAATTCAGTTCCCGAATATTTATCAAATGCTTCTTGGGTGTCAATGTAAAAAATGCTTTCACTGGTTTCTTTCTTTGAATTACATGCTGCCAATGTGATGAAACCTATAAGCAATAGTTTAGATACGATGTGTGTCTTCATTTTTTAGTTTAATTTTTATTGAAATTTATTTTTGGCTCCAAACCTCAAGGTTTGGTTTAATATCTGATTCTTTTGATTTTATGATTACAGTCCGCCCTTTATCCTCATCATCACCCAATTGGCGGGTTTCTCGAACCAAAACAAAAGTGACAGCTTCCGAATTGTTTTTTGAAATAATATCCGTCACATCCAAGTAATGGCTCTTTTCTTCAGTAGAAAATGCAAGTTCACCTGCTACTTTTACAGGATTTCCAACGTTTTCCACCAAAGCTTCTTTAGCATTCAATTGTGGTGCATGTTTCCAAGTCAGCTTTTTTTCATTTATTTTTTCTGAAGGAATGGCATAGACATGTAACCTAAAAGGTCTATCTCCCATATCTACTTTTCCCGTAACATGCAACAACGCTTTTTTAATTTTGGTTTTATCCTTTGGCGTATTAAAACTTAAATAACCAACCTTGTTTTCATCAATATTTTCAGCATTTAAACTCACCAATAATTCTTTTTTGTTACCGTATTTTTTTGTGCTATTAGCACCAGCGGACACATAAGCATCTGAAACTACAGGGTGTATTTCTTTAGTTAAATTTCCTTTGGGAATGCTCAGCAATGTGACACTTTGCGGCGGCAAGGTCATTTTAATTTTTTTATCCTTAGGAAGTTGTTTTAATGTAGAAACTTCACCATAAGTTTTAGCATCCACGGTTTCACCAATGATAGGTGCCCCTGGGTTTAAATCCAAGTTTGAGACATCCACATCCAAATGATAAGCAAAATGACCACGCTGCACTAACCACATATAATAAGTATCTGTTTTTTCATCTAAAGACACATAAGTATCCAACCCATTATCAACATTTGAACGGTCCACTTGCAATAAGTCCCGTTCATCTTTAAAGCCTTTGGCAAAAAGTCTCACCACTTCCCCGGTGCGTTGTATGCCCGAAATATTATAATTTGGCACATCGCTTGGCAAAGCATTTTTATCGAATAATTTGATTTCGCGGACTTTTAATGCGCCTTCATCTTCTGAAACAAATCTGATTTTTGATGTTTTTATGGATTTTTTAAAAGGAAGATAAACCTGTGCATATTTATTATCTTTTTGTTCTGCCTCTGGAATGTTTTCCCAGTTTGAACCCGTCCAATATTGCAATCTAAAATTCCTTATGCGGTCTGGTGCTGTAAATACACCACTTTCGGAACCATTATAAACTAAAGCACTTCCTAATTCTTGAGTCTTTCCTAAATCTATTTCCAACCATTTTTCTTTGCTGTCTTCATTAGATATCCACGAAGAATCATCGGTTTTATCACCATCGGTAATTAAACCTGCTTTTGAACCATTGAAAGATGCACTCACTGTTGCGTTTTTTGCCTGATTTTGATGGGCGTCTTCTACAAAACGGGTTCCCTGCCATGTGTAATGATGACCTGACTTGATGCCTCTAGAATACGAATTACTGGTATTGGTCACTAATTTAAATGCCCACATCCCATAGGCTCCATTTTTCATATTATTCGCATAAATCCCAGCCCATTCTGTGAACAACGAAGGCGAATCCATGGTCTCTTCTTTATCTATTAAATATGCATTCATCCAACGTCCTATTTCGGTAAACACAATTGGAATGGCCTTTTTTTCAGGATGGTTTTCCACTAATATTTTACGGATATTATCCACTCTTGTAGAATACCCTGCTGCAGGGGAATTATAGGAGTGCGTTGAAAACACATCAATCAAATCGTGGTCTAACGTATTGCCATGATAATCTGTGCGTATATTTTTTGCAATAGTTGCCCACCAATCGGTATTTTGCCCCGCGGTAACTGGCCCTACAAATTTTGCTTTTAAATTTTTGCTGTATTTTTTATTGACATCTTCAATAGCTGCATGTACGGCATCGGAAACGATTTGCATACCCTCAATCCATTGATTCAATTCCATAGGACCTGAATGCCTATGGTTGGGTTCGTTTTGCATGGCGAACATAGCCGCATCAGCCGTTTTAGCAACATGGTAGGCCAGTGAATAATAACGCTGCCATTGTTTCCATTTGTTGCTCCAAGTGCCATCAAAATCACGTGAATTGATTTGTAAAATGGGTTCAATTCCCAATCGTTTGGATTCTCTAATTGCATAATCAAGTTCCATGATGTTGTTCGAAGAATAATCAATAGACGTATAAATAGGTTTTAATTCATTCCACTTTATGTATTTACTAGCCTCTGGATTTGACCTTAAATCTGCCTTACGTTTATCAAACTCCTCAACGGATTTAATACTTGAATCTACTTGTACTGCACTTTCAGGGGCATAATTATTGAGGTTAGGCCAAATTCGAATACTATTTACATTGGCATATTCCAACCAACCGGACACATTATAGCCTGGCAAAAAATAACCTTGGTTATACCCCACATACTTAAAGGTTTTCCCAACTACATTATTGGTTACTTTAAGGGAAGCATTTTGGTCTTCAGTAATTTCAACTTGCTTTACAATATTGGATTCAAAAGATGGTGGCTCAGGCATATCGATGGCTACCGTTCCAAAAACCTCTATTTCCATAACGCTTATTTTTTCACCATCATCAGCAACCATTCGGATTTTAAAGGTACTAATAGGGTTTTCAAACTTAAAATAAACCGTTGTTAGCCTGTTTTCCAAAACGGACGCTTTTGGAAAGTCAGTCCAATTGGCATCATCCCAATATTGTATCTTAAAATTTTTGACGGACCAAAAACCACTAGCTTGATTTTTTTCCATAGCTGTTCTTTCATCATCAGGGATACCACTATGAAATCTTATTTCAGAAATGTTGCAGTATTTTTCAAAATCAATTTCCACAATGTGAGGCGCTTTATTGGTGGCACTCATCCATTTAGACTCTCTGGTAATTTTGTCATCTACAATATTGCTTGCAGGATACTCATCATATTCTGAAGTAGCTTGAACTTTCATTCCTAACGCAAGATTTACATTGACATCTTGTGCAAATCCCTGATTTAGGCATGCAATAAAAAAAATGTATGTTAAAAAAATGTATGAAAACGATTTAAATTTCATTTGAAAAATATTTAGTATTTATTAATATATCTCTATTTGTTTTTAACCTATTCCTAAATTCAAAAAATTAATTCGCAATAGTATTTAAATTTTCATCTAGAGGAGTCATCGAAGGCATTAATAAATGTACCAATCCAAGAATAACAATGTAACAAGAACCTACAATTAAAAAAGCCCAAAAATAACCTTGATTTCCTGACTGATCTAGAACAGAACCTAAAGCTGCATCAGCAACAATACCTGCTACAGCACCTGACATACCACCTATACCAACTACCGAAGCTGTTGCTTTTTTGGGGAACACATCTGAAACCAAAGTAAAAATGTTTGCAGACCAAGCTTGATGTCCTGCAGCAGCTAATCCCATTAGAAAAACGGCTAACCATTTATTATCTGTTATAGCAACGTAACTCACAGGAAGTACAATTAAAGCACATATAAGTAAAGTAATTTTCCTAGCTTTATTCACGGACCAGCCTTTTCTAATAAATACTCCCGAAAGGTAACCACCAAAAATACTACCGACATCAGCCATAATATAAATTACAAAGAATGGAAGTGCTATATTATGAATATTAACGTTGAATGTGTCTGACAAAAACTTAGCACCCCAGAAAAGGAAAAACCACCATACAGCATCGGTAAGTTTCGCTAATGAAAAAGCCCAAGTCTGAGGTTTACCTAGCACATTTTTCCATGGTAATTTATCATCATTCTCAGCAGTAGAGTCACTTAAAATATAAGCCAATTCTTCTTTCGAAACTTTAGGATGTTTCTCAGGTTTCTTGTACATACGTAACCATAGAAACACCCATATTGCACTAAGCACCCCCGTTATTAAGAAAGGAATTTGCCAATTCGTACCGTCTTCATGAACAATCCAACCTATTACAAAAGGAGCTGATATAGCACCAATACTAGTCGCAGCATTAAATAACCCTGTTGCGAAAGCACGATCCTTTTTAGGAAACCATTCCGCCGTGGTTTTTATCGCTGCAGGAAAATTTCCTGACTCTCCAAATCCTAAACCGAAACGAGCTATCGCAAAACCAACAACACTAAACCCTGGACGAACTAGAGCATGAAGCATCCCAAATATACTCCAAATCGCTATTGACAATGTATATCCCTTTTTAGTACCCAATCTATCAATCAACCCTCCCATAGAAAGCATCCCTATTGCATAAGCAACTTTAAAGGATATCATAATGTTTGCATAATTACTATTAGTCCAACCAAACATTTTTTCAAGAGTTGGAGCCAAAATCCCAATAATACTCCTATCAAAATAATTAATTGTTGTAGCGAACATTAGAAGTCCTAAAATCCTATAACGGTAATTTCCAATTTTCTGATTTGAATTAGTCATAATTTTATATAGTCTGAGTTTAAATTAAAAATTGAAATATTTTTTTGCATTGTTGTAGCTTATATCTGAAGCCATATTCCCAACCCACTCTATATCATTTGGCAATTGCCCCTTTTCTATTTGTGAACCTAAAATATTACAAAGTATTCTTCTAAAATATTCATGCCTTGGAAAAGACATAAAACTTCTTGAGTCTGTTAACATACCAACAAATTTACTTACCAACCCCATATTAGAAAGGGTATTAATCTGCTTTTCCATCCCATCCTTTTGATCTAAAAACCACCATGCAGACCCCCATTGTACTTTACCTGCAATACTACTATCATTAAAATTCCCTGCCATAGTTGCAAAAACCTCATTGTCAGATGGATTTAAATTATATAAAACTGTTTTTGGCAAAATATTTTCATAATCCAATCTATTTAGGAAATATGAAAGCCCTTCAGCTTGTCTAAAATCACCAATGGAATCACAACCTACATCATTTCCAATTAAATCAACTAGACGTTTGTTATTGTCACGCTGAGCCCCTAAGTGTAATTGCATTGTCCAATTTTTCTCAGCATATTTTCTTCCTAAGGCAAAAAGTAATGCCATTTGAAATTTTTGAGAGTCCTCTAGATTAATTAATTTATTAGATAATCGCCTTTTAAAAATAAGCTCAATTTCAGATTCTGTAAATTCTAAATTATATAATTGCTCTAATCCATGATCTGATAATCGACCTCCCATATTATCAAAAAAGTCAATTCGATTTTCCAATGCATCAACAAGTGATTTGAAATCATTGATGACGATATTTGACACTTCCTCTAAAG encodes:
- a CDS encoding discoidin domain-containing protein, which translates into the protein MKVQATSEYDEYPASNIVDDKITRESKWMSATNKAPHIVEIDFEKYCNISEIRFHSGIPDDERTAMEKNQASGFWSVKNFKIQYWDDANWTDFPKASVLENRLTTVYFKFENPISTFKIRMVADDGEKISVMEIEVFGTVAIDMPEPPSFESNIVKQVEITEDQNASLKVTNNVVGKTFKYVGYNQGYFLPGYNVSGWLEYANVNSIRIWPNLNNYAPESAVQVDSSIKSVEEFDKRKADLRSNPEASKYIKWNELKPIYTSIDYSSNNIMELDYAIRESKRLGIEPILQINSRDFDGTWSNKWKQWQRYYSLAYHVAKTADAAMFAMQNEPNHRHSGPMELNQWIEGMQIVSDAVHAAIEDVNKKYSKNLKAKFVGPVTAGQNTDWWATIAKNIRTDYHGNTLDHDLIDVFSTHSYNSPAAGYSTRVDNIRKILVENHPEKKAIPIVFTEIGRWMNAYLIDKEETMDSPSLFTEWAGIYANNMKNGAYGMWAFKLVTNTSNSYSRGIKSGHHYTWQGTRFVEDAHQNQAKNATVSASFNGSKAGLITDGDKTDDSSWISNEDSKEKWLEIDLGKTQELGSALVYNGSESGVFTAPDRIRNFRLQYWTGSNWENIPEAEQKDNKYAQVYLPFKKSIKTSKIRFVSEDEGALKVREIKLFDKNALPSDVPNYNISGIQRTGEVVRLFAKGFKDERDLLQVDRSNVDNGLDTYVSLDEKTDTYYMWLVQRGHFAYHLDVDVSNLDLNPGAPIIGETVDAKTYGEVSTLKQLPKDKKIKMTLPPQSVTLLSIPKGNLTKEIHPVVSDAYVSAGANSTKKYGNKKELLVSLNAENIDENKVGYLSFNTPKDKTKIKKALLHVTGKVDMGDRPFRLHVYAIPSEKINEKKLTWKHAPQLNAKEALVENVGNPVKVAGELAFSTEEKSHYLDVTDIISKNNSEAVTFVLVRETRQLGDDEDKGRTVIIKSKESDIKPNLEVWSQK
- a CDS encoding MFS transporter, which encodes MTNSNQKIGNYRYRILGLLMFATTINYFDRSIIGILAPTLEKMFGWTNSNYANIMISFKVAYAIGMLSMGGLIDRLGTKKGYTLSIAIWSIFGMLHALVRPGFSVVGFAIARFGLGFGESGNFPAAIKTTAEWFPKKDRAFATGLFNAATSIGAISAPFVIGWIVHEDGTNWQIPFLITGVLSAIWVFLWLRMYKKPEKHPKVSKEELAYILSDSTAENDDKLPWKNVLGKPQTWAFSLAKLTDAVWWFFLFWGAKFLSDTFNVNIHNIALPFFVIYIMADVGSIFGGYLSGVFIRKGWSVNKARKITLLICALIVLPVSYVAITDNKWLAVFLMGLAAAGHQAWSANIFTLVSDVFPKKATASVVGIGGMSGAVAGIVADAALGSVLDQSGNQGYFWAFLIVGSCYIVILGLVHLLMPSMTPLDENLNTIAN
- the uxaC gene encoding glucuronate isomerase; amino-acid sequence: MQTPIFINDNFILETKTAQKLYHDYVSHLPIIDYHNHLNSKDIASDKIYSSISECWLYGDHYKWRAMRANAIPEKYITGNASDELRFMKWAETVPYTMCNPLYHWTHLELKRYFGIDELLTSDNGKKIFNEINDKISSKDFSVQKLIQKMNIEVICTTDEPTDSLEFHEQLIGNSFCKILPTFRPDKFLNIVNDEYLISIKTLEEVSNIVINDFKSLVDALENRIDFFDNMGGRLSDHGLEQLYNLEFTESEIELIFKRRLSNKLINLEDSQKFQMALLFALGRKYAEKNWTMQLHLGAQRDNNKRLVDLIGNDVGCDSIGDFRQAEGLSYFLNRLDYENILPKTVLYNLNPSDNEVFATMAGNFNDSSIAGKVQWGSAWWFLDQKDGMEKQINTLSNMGLVSKFVGMLTDSRSFMSFPRHEYFRRILCNILGSQIEKGQLPNDIEWVGNMASDISYNNAKKYFNF